The Rhinoraja longicauda isolate Sanriku21f chromosome 7, sRhiLon1.1, whole genome shotgun sequence genomic sequence atatactcagctctgctgctcatcccacaaatgcatgttccttacaaatgtggcaccatttaaaagggaaataaacaggctttccaacggtataagatttattgccaagaagcattgttacaacaaagaaataatctaccaaacacaaatttccttactttttgtgctatgtttatattataGTGGAGATATTTTGATTTATATCTTCAAAAACAATGAACTATTTAATTTTAAGTTGGAGCCACCTTCTCCTCATGGCAGTATTAATGGAGAAAAAGTTATTTAACTTTCATGTTCGCACCATTTTCACAAAAGATCTGCTGTATTCAAACTTGTCAGTTCCCTAGTGCAGGTCTGATATGTGAATTATTTTGGAGTTAATAAAGTATTCAAAATAGACATAATCTGCTATGTTTTCCATAGTTTTGTCTTTCCAAGCAAGAACCCATCAAACAGAGGAATAAGGTAGACTACCAATCTTGGTAAAGAAGAAGGATAATAAGGAAAAATGGGAAGGAGAAATGGATTAGAATGAGACAGCAGCAAGAATGACTAGTGCACTGAACATTTACTGAATGTACTTTCACTTTCACCCTACTTTCACTTTCACCCTAGATAAGTTCTCTGTCCCTACATTTTTTCTGAACATGTACTTGCTCACCCTGATTGGGAATCCAGGCTCTTTATTATCTTGATGGAGGTAGATGGTGATGCTAATCAACCAGCATTTGGAGACTTGCTGTGACTAAAGGCCTTGTTCTGTTTTTCATGGAATGGCCCTGCAGCTTTTCAAAACACTTTGATAACAGGCTGGCCTACTTCCACCTGGTTTCTGCTATTGCTGCAGCATACTTGCAGGCAAATTAGGTTGGTCAAGTGTGAACACACCCTGGGTGTCTTTGTGAATGCAAACTCCTCTCCACCTTCAAAAACGTAAATGTTATCAATATCTTCTCATGGCAATCATTTTAGCAACTCAAAATCAGGACCAATGGCCAATTTCAAATTCAAGTCCTGGTAGCATCATTCATCTTGATAACCAACAAACTGCATATGTGTAATTGTCCTTTGACCCAGGAGTTCCTTCCAGTGTAAGGTGTGTTTTTATTAGCCAAAGAGTATAGATGTAGGAGCATAACCTCAAGATGTGGCcagtcatttagaactgaaatgaggagaaatttcttcctggaaatgaaacatagaaaataggtgcaggaggaggccatttggcccttcgagccagcaccgccattcattgtgatcatggctgatcatccacaatcagtaacctgtgcctgccttctccccatatccattgattccgctagccccaagatctctatctgactctcttttaaattcatccagtgaattggcctccactggcttctgtggcagagcattccacaaattcacaactctctgggcaattttttttttctcatctcagttttaaatggcttccccttcattcttagactgtgtcccttggttctggacttcccccaacattgggaacatttttcctgcatctagcttgtccagtccttttataattttatatgtttaagaCCTGCCCAGAAAGTCCGGCTCGCCTGCCGCAGATCAGAACCCACCCAGAAGGCCCGGCTCGCCTGCCCAGAGTAGAAGTTGGGCAGAGGGCCGGTAAGCAGACCGACTGTGGGAAGGAGTGCACGGCCTCGACGggggagtgggccactggaggacctgcagcagcctggggctcggctggactgcGAGCCACTCCAAGAGGACGAGCAAGTGGACCGCACACGGCCCACAGCGGTGGAGCAGTGgcggaggacaccacggctatgcttggccaggcccacCCTGCAACAccgccaggacaacagaccttcatggtcagatcaagatccctgcacttacaacaactgggacttgaaaatggccccAAACTGACGACTATGTATACGGaggaagacgcaaaatgctggagtaactcagtgggacaggcagcatctctggagaaaaggaatgggcgaagccctggatcgggacccttctttagactgaaactgTTTAGACAAATTATTGGAATTCTCTTTCTCCAAAATCCATGGATGCCTGGTTGTTAAGTACATTCAATAttatggttgatggagtttaggaCATTTAGGGATATTGGGGATAAGGGGATTGGGTACTAAACTGGACTTGAAGCACAGAATCAACTGTGAACCATGAATGAAGGCACAATTTGAGAGGCATAAGACTTAATCTTACATTTTTTCTTATTCTCTTTTGTGTCTGTAGTTTAATTAAGTGTGTAGAGAATGCAATCTCAATTAGTGCTGAACCATGGATCATGCTGATGGTGTGTCCCTATCCCACTCTTCCTCATGTTCAAAGGTCTTAGATGTCACCTCTATTTAATTTCATTAATTATGTGCCACGCTTCACCTGTCTTTGGTTTTTGACTGTTTTAACCTtactctttaaaaaatatatgtaggaaggaactgcagatgctggtttataccacagacacaaaatgctagagtaactcagcgggtcaggctaatTCGAACCATAAATAGAAATAAGCTGTATTCACAACCAGGTGATATTTACAGATAATCATGCTTGACGAGAGACAAATAGCATCTTTAATTTCTACCTCTGATCAATGTAATCTTTATCTTCAAGTTCTTCCTCCAAAAGTTCGGTCTCTTTTTGATCGAAAGTTGCTTTGACCAATTCTTTGGCTTCTTGATGATTTAGAATGATCCTATTTGGTCCCTGCACTCCCTTTGATAATGGTACGGCCTTTTCCTGTTGACAGGTATCCTTAATATATATTATTGGAGACTCAATGGCACAAACTGATGTTGTTTTTTCAGTATCAGCATTTTTTTCTATTCCTATGTATTGTTGCTTTGAATTTCCAGCCAGCAATGTGTCTTGCCCTCTAATAATATTTCCTATTTCTGGACATCCTATACTGTTAGTTGATTCAGATGTTTCCTGCAGCCATAAATTCCTTACTTCagcttcaatacaattgtgattgaAGTCACACTTACAGTTAGTTTTAAGATTGTATTCCTCACTTAAACGCGCACACGTTGAAAACGGGTTCTTCTCCTTGGCTTGTTGATTTCTGTCTTGGAAagtaattattaatttatttattgtttCGCTTTCTGTATTATTTCTCTTAGTTTTATAGATACTTAGTTGGTTTTCTGAAATTGGACCTTCTAGACAAAATGTGGACACTTCTGGAACACTTACTTCTCCCAATAGGTTCCCAAGAGCCATATCTACCAATTCTGTCTCTTGCTTTGTCCATTTAAAGTCTTCCTCATTCTCTGGTTGAAAGTGAATTTTATTAAAGGTCAAATTTTCTTCTGTGGGCTCACAATCTATTAATTTAACTTTTTCATTTACTAAACTTTCATTTTGTAAATGATGATTTTCTGCTGGAtttttcataacttttcgttgGTAACTGTTCTCAGAGGAAGGATCCATAATCTGAGAATGTTCCAGTAACGCAATACTAAAATTGTGCTCTTCTAATATTTTATCTTGCAAATTACCAGTGGTTTTCACAAACGTTATTCTACCATTTTCATTGTTATCAATGGTTTGTTGAGATCTCGTTTCACTGACTTGTAATTCATCACCTGTTCCATGAACGTGGTTCATAACTGCAGGAAGCATTGTATCCTTGTCCACTTTGGCAAGAGCTGCAAGGAGATTCATCATAGTGTTCCCAGATCCTGTTAATTTGTTTGGTGGGTCAGTAGCTTGAGATGAACTCCTTTGCCTTTCTTTGTAACTGCAGCATGCCTCATCTATTTTCATTCCATCATTCAGCTCAGTGATTTTAATCTTTAACAGTTTTTTTTCTTGCTCAAGATTATCAATTGAAACTTGAAATCGTGAGATATCATTCAACACTTCAGCAATCAtgtcgtggaaatgattattctgAGTTCCTAATATCTTGCTTTTGTTTTTCAGATAAACTGTCAAGTTATTGCAGGCATGTTGCTCAGCATCTATCCTTCCTTTGAGGTGAGTCATATTTAATTCaagcatttttttctctctgtcagTCTTTTCCACGGCCTTTTGTATGTTTTCATTACTGTTCTGTGATTCCTTGATTAACTCTAGATGTTGAATGTTTTGTAAATGTAAGATTTtgcttttattcttttctttAGATGGTTGAACATATAATTCCAAGTCTTTTCTGCTGTCTGGGTAATTTTTAGGATGTTTTCCAGAGAAGTCTGGGTTTATTAAGTTACACCGAAGGTCCACAGGTTCCATTGATACTGACTTGCTCACCTGACCTTCTGAACTACAAATGTTACTGAGCTGACTCCTGTCTGTGGACTGATTAAGAATCTCTAGAAATTTTGAGCTGTTACATGTCAGAGCCTTCAGCTTTTTCTGAAGTTGTTCTATTTTTTCATCAACTTCCTTTAAATCATTTGTGAGATTATCACTTGTCATGCAGTACATTTGTTGATTTCTGAGtagaattttaaactttaaaagagaCTTTGTAAGACACTCTTTTTCTACTTTATACTTCTCGATCAATTTATGTTGTCTTCTTGTCTCTTCCAGTGTTTTCGCTTCAACTTGTACTTCAATAGTTTCACACACTTCTTCTGGCTCAGAAATTTTAGCTTCATGTTCATTGAAGTAGTGTTGCATTTTAAGATCACTGTCCATTTCATTTTCTGTGATCTGTAGCAACATTTTATCTACATCAACTGATAAAGTCATGTTTCCATCCAATAGATCATCGGCCATATTTTCTAACTGGCCTTTTTGCTTTTCAATTATCTGGATTTCATATTTCATTAGGCTTTGCATTTCACAGGCATTTTTCTGTTCCAGAGAAAGATAATTCTCTTTCTCAATAAGACTAGTTTCTAACAATTTCTTCTCATGTtcgtgttttttaatagacatttCTAATTCATTATTTTTCTGGAGATCTTTAACTTTGTTTTGAAGTTGATTATTTTCTGCATCATATTTCTCCTTCTGTATCTCCATTTGAACAGCAGGTCCGCTACAATCAAATTCATCTAATGGTGTCTTTTTCCCCAATTCATTAACAATGTTATCCAATGCATTTTCATGATCGAAAAGTCGCGTGTTTTCATTTTCCACAGGATCAATAATTATTGGAATATCTTTGCAAAAGCTATTTATCATTTGTGACTCACTTTTATCGACCTGTTGTTGCAATTCTGTCAGGTTTTGTTTCAGTTCACAAACTGCAACTGTCTGGCAGTATTTTTCTTCCATAAGATTCCCAATGTATGCCGTAAGTTCTTTGTTATACTCCATCAGTTCAATGGGCATTTTCTGTATTTGAGAATTTTCAGAGACATCTAATGTTGATGGATTAGATATATCTGatctttcacttcccatgtgaAATACTACCTTATCAGTAAGTGGTATATTTATTTCAGGGTTTACAAGATCTGTCGTTGTCTCTGCTTTTTCAACAGCAATATGCACCTCACAATCTTTATCGGACTTGTCCATCAGTTCCTCTATTAAGGCCTCGGGTTCCTCTATTGCCTTCTCTTCAATTTGAGAGACTTCCTCATCAAATGATAGATTTTCCTCTGTTGGTTTTGGCTTTAGCTTGTTCCTTGCATTCGCAGGAAGATCCTGAATTCCTTCAAATTCCTCCATGCTTCTTATGAGTTTGATGTTATTTTTTTGCACTGTTTTACTTTGCTTGTACAGTCTACTGTGAGAAGACTCTGCATGCAACTGGTCATCCTGCTGACTTTTTGTATTTAACTTCCCTGATTTTAAATTGGATTGCAATTCAGATACTGTAGTTTGTAGGTGAACTTTCTCTTGGACAAgtatcttaactgtttctttaagATTTGTATTTTCCGCAAACATTTCTGATAACACACCCTGTAGATGTTCCATATGATTGATATATATCTTCCACTGACAGTTTAATTTGACTTCTTTTTCACTAAATTGTACCTGTTCCTCTCTGAGAATATTTTTCAAAGCAGCAAGTTGGACATCCAATACTTCATTACGTCCTAGAGTCCAAATTATTGCATTTTTAAGTTCCAGATTATTACTCAAAAGGTCTATTACTAATTTTTGCAATTTTTTATTTTCAGAATTAGCTTTGAGTTTTTGATCCTTGATTTGAGCCTCAATTTCATTTGTGAAGGATATTTCTTTGGCTAGGTTTTTATCAAGTTCAGATATCTTTTGTTGCAGGAGTGCTTTCTCATATTCATGCTTCTCAAGTGAAGATTTATGCTCCTTCAGCTGCTGAACCATTTCTTGAAGGGTGCCCTCTTCTGAATTTAACAAGCCATCCTTATGTAACTGCATCTTAAGCTCGAGATCAAAAATTGAAGCCTGAAGATGTCTGGTTTCGATCCCAATTTTCTCAATGGAGATCAcaatgtctttgctaatctttataATTTTAAGGATTATATGAAGAAGAGAGCTTTCTGTGGAGGCTGGTAATCTTGTAAATGGTGATTCTAACACGGTCTCGAGCTCTGAAGTACTGACCATTCCCTCATGATAATTTTTGTTGTCCTGACAGATCCCTGGACTACATTGGTTTTGTGCTTCTCTGATGTCTGACATATAAATTTTGTCTTGTAATTCCAAAACATTTAAGCTAAATTGATGGCTATTTTTTTGTAGTTCAGTTACTAACTGGTGAAGAGAGTTGATTCTTCTCTGTAGTTTCAAAATGTTACCTTGAGACTCCAAAATATGttcctgctgctcagagatggttACCTGAAGTTTCTCCTTGATTGCAGCAGTAATGGCTAATATATCTATTACTGTCTGCAGCTCTGTTTCAAACTGGTATTTATTCCCATTTACTTCTGCAATTGTAGTTTGGGGTCTTGTATATTCGTGTAACTTAACTGCAGTTTTCTGACGATGATTTATATTTTGCTGCATTTGCAAAAGATATTCTTCCAAAGAGTTATTTTTCTCTGCAAGTACGATGATTTTGACGTTTAATTCTGCATTCCTTCCAAGGAGTTCTTGGGCAAGAAATTGTAGCCGTTTGTTTTGTAAGTCAGCACCCTCTAACATTAATGCTTTACTTTGCAGTTCTGAAATAATTGTTAACAGTTTGTTTTTATAGCTTTGAAGATCACTATAATTTGTTTGTAGATTCATATTTTCACCTTCAAGCTTGATGATAGTGTTTGTATATTCATGACTTTTGTCCTGAAGATCGAATATCTTGTATTGGAGCTTTTGACTGTCAAATTTACTAGCCTCAAGCTGAAAAACCTTTGCATTTAATGTTGATAGGGAGCTTTCAAGCCAGCTCTTACTTTTGCAAAGCTCTGACATTTTGTTCTGCAGCTCCCAGTTCTCATGCCGCAGGTTTAAGTGTTTTTCTGTCATATGTTGCAGCTCTGAAAATGCACCACGCTGTGCATTGTGGGGAATAGCTGCCTGCAGTTTGGCAATATTTCTTTGTAGGCCTGATgcaaaatccacaaattcacattttTTCTCATAAAGTTCTGAGATGATGATTTGCACTTTTTTATTTCCTTGCTGTAATTTTTCAGCAACAGCCTGAAACTGACCAATATGTTCCTGTATTTGTGAATGTAAtgttccttggcagctctgtttTTTATCTAAGTCCATGATCATAGTTTTCAGCTGATTATTTTGTTCATATAGTTTTAAGATCCTGAGATGAAGTTCCTCATCTTCAGTTCCTGCCTtttcaaaaagcttttccctCACAGATTCATCGATGGGCCGAACATTGTCCTGCTGATCCACAGTAGTAGAGTTAATTTGCAAATGCAATTCAGAAATCATAGAATGTAGTTTGCTGTTTTCATCTTTTATCTCATCTATTGCAGTTTTCAGATTGATAATTGATTCCTGCACTTTGGCCACTTGGCTCCAATTCTTGTCATTCTTTTCAGTCAGATCTGCAACCGTAGATTGCAATTTTGCAATCTTTTCTTGAAGATTAACATCCTTAGTTTTGAAATCATGCAGTTCAGCATCTATATCCACATTTGCTGGAGAAAACGGATCATTTACACACTGAAACTCTTCAACAGCTGTCTGCAAGTGTTCACTTTTCCGGTGTACTTCAGATATTTCTGCCTGCATTGTGTTAGTCCTCAGATGGTTTTGGAGCTAAATGCACAATAATATAAAATAACAAGGTTTATGAATAAGATAGCACACAGAATAACATTCACATTGATGACTCCTGATCAAGGCCATCCTCCAGCAAGCTTTGTGGCACCAATATTTACGTTACATTAACaaatttagacacaaagtgctggaataattcagtgagtcgggcagcatctctggagagcatgggtaggtgatgttttgggtcgggacccttcttcagacagattatgggagaggggaggagatagaggaaGAAAAAAGCCaggaaagaggagaggcaggacaaaatgtgcaggtaataggtgaaagcAGGCAAGGGGGGTTTCGATCAGCAGATgaatggaacaaaggccagagactaaaacaggtgtgagacaaaaaggattgaagag encodes the following:
- the LOC144595629 gene encoding uncharacterized protein LOC144595629, coding for MMDLKRLSDRHMDMQTETVQWKHCDKHIKLLQENETEIQELKIFLNRQKHEQREQWKAQEHEVQLYNTLQRNNTPLLQNHLRTNTMQAEISEVHRKSEHLQTAVEEFQCVNDPFSPANVDIDAELHDFKTKDVNLQEKIAKLQSTVADLTEKNDKNWSQVAKVQESIINLKTAIDEIKDENSKLHSMISELHLQINSTTVDQQDNVRPIDESVREKLFEKAGTEDEELHLRILKLYEQNNQLKTMIMDLDKKQSCQGTLHSQIQEHIGQFQAVAEKLQQGNKKVQIIISELYEKKCEFVDFASGLQRNIAKLQAAIPHNAQRGAFSELQHMTEKHLNLRHENWELQNKMSELCKSKSWLESSLSTLNAKVFQLEASKFDSQKLQYKIFDLQDKSHEYTNTIIKLEGENMNLQTNYSDLQSYKNKLLTIISELQSKALMLEGADLQNKRLQFLAQELLGRNAELNVKIIVLAEKNNSLEEYLLQMQQNINHRQKTAVKLHEYTRPQTTIAEVNGNKYQFETELQTVIDILAITAAIKEKLQVTISEQQEHILESQGNILKLQRRINSLHQLVTELQKNSHQFSLNVLELQDKIYMSDIREAQNQCSPGICQDNKNYHEGMVSTSELETVLESPFTRLPASTESSLLHIILKIIKISKDIVISIEKIGIETRHLQASIFDLELKMQLHKDGLLNSEEGTLQEMVQQLKEHKSSLEKHEYEKALLQQKISELDKNLAKEISFTNEIEAQIKDQKLKANSENKKLQKLVIDLLSNNLELKNAIIWTLGRNEVLDVQLAALKNILREEQVQFSEKEVKLNCQWKIYINHMEHLQGVLSEMFAENTNLKETVKILVQEKVHLQTTVSELQSNLKSGKLNTKSQQDDQLHAESSHSRLYKQSKTVQKNNIKLIRSMEEFEGIQDLPANARNKLKPKPTEENLSFDEEVSQIEEKAIEEPEALIEELMDKSDKDCEVHIAVEKAETTTDLVNPEINIPLTDKVVFHMGSERSDISNPSTLDVSENSQIQKMPIELMEYNKELTAYIGNLMEEKYCQTVAVCELKQNLTELQQQVDKSESQMINSFCKDIPIIIDPVENENTRLFDHENALDNIVNELGKKTPLDEFDCSGPAVQMEIQKEKYDAENNQLQNKVKDLQKNNELEMSIKKHEHEKKLLETSLIEKENYLSLEQKNACEMQSLMKYEIQIIEKQKGQLENMADDLLDGNMTLSVDVDKMLLQITENEMDSDLKMQHYFNEHEAKISEPEEVCETIEVQVEAKTLEETRRQHKLIEKYKVEKECLTKSLLKFKILLRNQQMYCMTSDNLTNDLKEVDEKIEQLQKKLKALTCNSSKFLEILNQSTDRSQLSNICSSEGQVSKSVSMEPVDLRCNLINPDFSGKHPKNYPDSRKDLELYVQPSKEKNKSKILHLQNIQHLELIKESQNSNENIQKAVEKTDREKKMLELNMTHLKGRIDAEQHACNNLTVYLKNKSKILGTQNNHFHDMIAEVLNDISRFQVSIDNLEQEKKLLKIKITELNDGMKIDEACCSYKERQRSSSQATDPPNKLTGSGNTMMNLLAALAKVDKDTMLPAVMNHVHGTGDELQVSETRSQQTIDNNENGRITFVKTTGNLQDKILEEHNFSIALLEHSQIMDPSSENSYQRKVMKNPAENHHLQNESLVNEKVKLIDCEPTEENLTFNKIHFQPENEEDFKWTKQETELVDMALGNLLGEVSVPEVSTFCLEGPISENQLSIYKTKRNNTESETINKLIITFQDRNQQAKEKNPFSTCARLSEEYNLKTNCKCDFNHNCIEAEVRNLWLQETSESTNSIGCPEIGNIIRGQDTLLAGNSKQQYIGIEKNADTEKTTSVCAIESPIIYIKDTCQQEKAVPLSKGVQGPNRIILNHQEAKELVKATFDQKETELLEEELEDKDYIDQSLSIKPMAVSTDFMESTEQITENSEAQKDNKKVKAAITDLVVKIKPTLIEEDINSLNSLTSEEITGQELIEKENNKSTPSFWMRCMIQ